In the Alligator mississippiensis isolate rAllMis1 chromosome 7, rAllMis1, whole genome shotgun sequence genome, one interval contains:
- the LOC132251515 gene encoding olfactory receptor 6E1-like produces MNHTTVKEFILLGLADDHRLQVFLFLFLLMTFSLTVTGNLVIITITLVDRRLRTAMYFFIRNFALLEIFFSSTIMPRFLYSLLKGWKAIPFASCLLQNFFFFFLGTCGFFHVAMMSFDRYMAICYPLQYATIMNSRACLQLVLGCWVVSFVLMFPPGVIFAQLPFCGPNVINHFYCDAPPLLQLVCADTRNMELMCIITAVITLLSTLTVTIVSYSRIISTILHMPSSTSRRRAFSTCSAHFMVVAILYGTSIFTYIRPTQRGGQKYDKITSLSYTVVTQVFNPYIYSLRNKQVKEALKDAWNRRVSKMQLS; encoded by the coding sequence ATGAATCACACCACCGTGAAGGAGTTCATCCTTCTGGGACTCGCCGATGACCACCGCTTGCAggtcttcctcttcctgtttctccTAATGACCTTCTCTTTGACTGTAACAGGCAACCTTGTCATCATCACAATCACCCTGGTGGATCGTCGCCTCCGCACTGCCATGTACTTCTTCATCAGGAACTTTGCCCTCTTGGAAATCTTCTTTTCCTCCACCATCATGCCCAGGTTCCTTTACAGTCTCCTGAAGGGTTGGAAAGCAATTCCCTTTGCCAGCTGTTTGCTTcagaattttttctttttcttcctgggCACTTGTGGCTTTTTCCATGTGGCTATGATGTCTTTTGACCGCTACATGGCCATTTGCTACCCCCTGCAATATGCCACCATCATGAACAGCAGAGCCTGTCTCCAActggtgctgggctgctgggTAGTGAGTTTTGTCCTGATGTTTCCTCCAGGTGTTATTTTTGCCCAGTTGCCATTTTGTGGCCCCAATGTTATAAATCATTTCTATTGTGatgctcccccactgctccaaCTTGTCTGTGCAGACACAAGAAATATGGAATTAATGTGCATCATTACCGCTGTCATTACCCTACTCAGTACATTAACAGTTACCATTGTTTCCTATAGTCGTATCATTTCTACCATTCTGCATATGCCCTCTTCCACCAGCAGGAGAAGAGCCTTCTCCACCTGTTCCGCTCACTTCATGGTGGTTGCCATTTTATATGGCACCTCCATCTTCACTTACATTCGACCAACTCAACGGGGTGGCCAGAAGTATGACAAAATCACTTCACTTTCTTATACGGTGGTGACCCAAGTCTTTAATCCTTACATCTACTCACTGAGGAACAAGCAGGTGAAAGAGGCCCTGAAAGATGCCTGGAATAGGAGGGTTTCTAAAATGCAGCTTTCATAA